Sequence from the Helianthus annuus cultivar XRQ/B chromosome 13, HanXRQr2.0-SUNRISE, whole genome shotgun sequence genome:
TGTCCGAGGACATTTTATACAATATGCGGAAAGATTCTGGCATGAGCGGTATCTTTTTTATCCTTTTGTTATATTTTGTGATGTTAAATTTTCAAGTATTTTCGTTATATTTAATAATTTTTCTTATCATTGTAGatttcgttgtttctgaggaaCGTTTAAAGAATATTACGTTGTCGAAAATCGAAAAATTCCTTCTTCGTAATGGATCCAGCTTGCACAGGTTTTCACCAATGCCTTATCCTGATGATGACTATCTGATGTCCGAGAGCAACCGTTTGATAAACGAGGAGCTTTCTTTTGACATGGATGAAGTTACGGCTGAGTTCAATAATCTTCACAGCTGTCTAAACGGCGATCAAAGAGCCGTGTATAATGAAATTATGGATGCTGTTCGGATTGGTAAGGGTGGTGTGTTTTTTGTGTACGGTTATGGTGGTACGGGCAAGACTTTTCTGTGGAAAACTTTAGGTGCTTCTATTAGATGCAATGGACAGATTGTTATTAATGTTGCTTCAAGTGGTATTGCATCTTTGTTGTTATCACGCGGTCGTACTGCTCACTCGCGATTTCATATTCCAATTAATCTCAATGAAGATTCGGTATGCCATATAAAGCCTAATACTGAAATCGCGAATCTTTTATATGAAGCAAAGTTGATTATTTGGGACGAGGCACCGATGATACACAAACATGCTTTCGAGGCTCTTGATCGTACAATGAAGGATGTTTTGAGTGTTTTTGATTCACAAAATTCAGAACTTCCATTTGGTGGGAAAACTATTGTATTTGGTGGTGACTTTAGACAAATCCTACCAGTTGTACAAAATGGAAGCAGGAAAGATATCGTAAACGCCTCATTATGTTCATCCCACATCTGGTCCAGTTGCAAGGTGTTGAAATTGACAATCAACATGCGTTTGTCGGTTGGATCAAGTAGCTCAAACGTTATGGAGATAAACGAATTTGGTAAATGTCTTCTTGACATCGGCGAAGGTAATGTTGGTGATTCTATCGACGGTGATGGAAATATTGAAATACCTGCTCATCTCTTAATAACTGATGAGAATGATCCAATTCAAGGTTTGATTGACTTTGTATATCCTTCAGTTCTTCATCGTTATAAAGACCGTGACTACTTTTCTGAGAGAGCTATACTCGCTCCTAAGAATGAAGTTGTTCATGAGATAAATGACCGTTTGCTTGATTTGTTTCCCGGTGAAGAAGTAGAGTATCTTAGCTCTGATAGTTTATGTCCGACTGAGGAAATCAACGATCTGTTACATCAAGATTTGTATAATCCAGATGTGTTAAATAGTGTAAAAGTATCAGGGTTACCAAATCATAGATTGGTATTAACATTGGGCGTTCCGGTTATGGTTTTGAGGAATATTGATCAGCAAAACGGTTTGTGCAATGGTACGCGTCTTCAAATCACACGTCTTGGTAAACGTGTTATTGAAGCAGAGATATTATCAGGAAGTAATGTTGGATCAAGAACTTACATCCCAAGAATCAGCATGATACCATCTGACAAGAAAATACCCTTCAAATTTCAAAGAAGGCAATTTCCAATAACCGTATGTTTTGCGATGACTATTAACAAAAGTCAAGGACAATCTCTATCTAGAGTTGGTATATACCTCAGAGACCCCGTGTTCTCACATGGTCAGCTTTATGTTGCGTTGTCCAGGGTAAAGACTAAGGATGGCGTTAAGGTTTTAATATTCGACAAAGATGGGAGGCCAACAAATAAAACTGCAAACGTTGTTTACAAAGAAATATTTGGGAAATTGTAGTTTAAAATTTGTATTATGACGTGTAATCGGGCAAGATGTTCTGTTTTTTTGTATGGTTTTATTGTATGTTGGGTGTTTTCAATTCCATGTCCTTATGTTACTTATTTAAAGACTATGtaatttgttttaattttttgtatGGTATTTCATTGTTATATCAATAGAAGATGTTATTACTATGTattaaatataacatataaaCATAAACTACAACATGTAGATATTTATAGACAGTCGTACATAATAAAAGTCCAACGTACATGATTATCTTAACTATTAAACATATTAACCTACTAGAAAACCACTTATAACACTACATAACTTACATAACTTTTTAAACCTTTCCCAAAATTACTATATATTATGTTTCTACCCTGTTTCATAATTTCAAACATCACCTTTAGCGGATAACGCCGGCAAAGAAGAAAACACAAATATCTTCAAAGTACTGGAACTTGCAATGATCACCTTCTTGTATGTTGTTATCTTTTAGCCATTTCGCCCAGCCTTTCACCACATACTTTATACTGTTTTTATTTGTTTCTGCCCTAACATCATGTTTGGTCTCCACATTTTGCCTGTTTGCTATTCTAACTTTCAAGGTTTCGTCAATTCCTGTTATCCTTGCTACTTCCACTGGTATCCGCTATAAGTTACAAGACATAATAATAATTTCCATTATGATGGTCTTTAAAAAACTAGAAAAGTTAACCAAAATATGTAAACATATTTGATGCTAATTAACATAGTTGTGTTGTTGGAACTTACAAATCGTTTCGTGTATGGCACAATAAATGTCAGCggaccaatatcatcatcatcaaaatcctCCGAGTCGTCTGAAGAATCTTCAGAATCCGATAGGACGATAACATCGTTTTCAACTCCAGCCATTCTATGAGAGATATAAAACTTTAATCCGTTTAAAATAGAATATCAGAGTATAACAAATAATGCAGCATACATTTAGTACTTTTAATCAGTGACATGCATACGTTAAGTACGTAAATGTGTTTTGATGATTCATGTATATTGTATTACACTTACTTTAGTTTCAGTTGTTTCATTTATATTATATCCTGTAGTAATCATTTTTAATCAATCTAAATTACACAAATTTATAAAATAATACATAGAAAAACAAAATTATCTTAAACGTCTTTGTTGTTACATCTTTTATTATCCAAAATTACAAATAAACAATGACTCATTTTTGAATATGCAGAAATACACCTATTGTAATTcatgataaaaaataaaaatacataaattTAATAAAATCTAATGTCATAAGCCGATGAAGAGAAAATAATCTAAATCCTAATTTAGTTATGCAACAACCAAATACATTTAATCATCCAAATCAAACTATAAACCGATAAAATccattttttaaaaatatttcgAGCAGAAAATTTAAAccatatatcattatataaccaAAAAAGTAAACTTCCGATCAAATCCAATACATATAATCCCTTTTAAATCGACATCACAAACTAATATTGATTTTTCTTAACAAATACTGACACTCCGATTACTTATCTACTTACTCATTAATCGCTAAAAAAAACATCATATGTGTTATTTGGAAGAAATAAGGCAAGTTCGTGTAGAGATTAACAACATAACAGTCGGATTATAAGATGACGGAGATGAAATCGGAAATTTACCTTTACTAATTTCTTGAAACTCCTTTTGGGTTATTCTTGAGCAATGTGAAGATTAATGAAGGATATGATGCAGTAGTTTTGTAGGTTAATAAAGTGTAATGATGaatttcttatagatattatAAATGAGATAACTTTATGTATTATTAAATTCGGTTATTTTGCATTTcacatttttcttttttaaaatgaATTTACGATTACTTTTGCATTGGATCTTACCATGTATTATCAATTTTCCATTTATGATTATTTAATATAAACTAAATTAACTTAATAAATCACATATATTTGGTGATATACTATTTTACTAATatataacttgaaaataatagaaagtttctatatatataaaattataatatCTGTTTATGTAGTTAACAATACGAAAATATATTCAAACTAtctaatttttaattatataaagtatacaaattttacaatttttttagacACCCACTGCTAATTTATAATTATTTAAATTTTACTATTTTCGCTTATGTATATTAAAAGTGTATAATATCTGTTTATGTACTTAACACATTCTTTTAATCTTTGGTTTGTAATTGTAATACAACTTTATATCCAGCAATTTTACAAACGATTGCAATAACAGGCGTAAGGTATAAGTAATTACAAGTtaaaatgtaaatatatatttcaacatatatatatatatagatagagaTGCACAACCATTTGACAAAGAGACTATCTTTACATACATTTCCAAATAGAGTATCACATATAAACATCAGCAACTTATTATGTAAATGTATCTACTTAAACAATCATAATGACCAAACGTTTTAAGAAAATACCAACGTTACTTACATACTAAAATAAGATAGAAAGCCTGATGATATAACAGTAGTTCTATTTAAACTTAAAATACCAAGTAACAAAATAAAACATCATAACCACTGTTTACGTGTTCAAAACAAAGTTAACATAAAATAAGTAGCATAAAAGAGTCATGATTTGTCCGACATTAACACCTTCATCATTAGAGTATTTGTTAGTCTGCATTAACACCTTCCACATGTGTTAAGACCATCACATTTCCTGCACTTTGGAATGTGAAATGCAATTTGTCACCCAAACGAAGTCCATTATCCTTCATGAACTTCGGCCAACCTTCGATTGCAAACCTTACATCATCTCCATTCTTCTGTCGCCTAAGATTCATAGTGATTGTTTGTCCATTCAAGTTTATTACTTGTAACTCATGCACCTTATTTTTGAACCCGGCAAATCTTACAACATTTACAGGCATTCTCTGCATAAATAACATAAGTCAAAAGTAAATTTTGTTAATGCATGTTACATTATTTCCGTTTGCTATTGACTAAGTTAAAGATAACATACCATGCGGTTTCCTCCTTTTGTTGTGAAATCACATTTACCAGTTCCCTCAACAATGTTCAGCCTTCTAACAACTTTTCGTTCATCATCCGGTTTCTTCAAAGTCTTATCATTTCTCTTTCTCTTTTCGTTTACCTTATTTTATAACAAATACATTATATTCCGACTAACATCATAATTTATAATAAATACTGAAAAATCAATGTTGTTAtcatatcatatacttacaaACCGGTTTCGAGTTCTCTGTCCAACTGTTGAGACTTTTGGCATTTCAAGTTCTGTCCCACATATTCCTCAACCTGTTTTCCTTTCTTCTTAACCTGTTAAGAGAAACACTAATTATAAATAACAATAAGGAATGAGTATTAAGTAAATATGTCTACATATATTAATGAAACTGATCATctattattatgtttgacataATTACATCATCTTTTGTTGATTgctttatctcttctctcattgAAGTAGAACTTTCTTCCTTCCACTTTTCTTTTCCAGCAATTTTTTTTGTATTCACATCCTCTTTGTTACTACCTTCATCATTCTGTGTATCATAATCATAATTAATAATATTACAAAATctgattgtaatatattttattcTACATAAATGTAAACTTATTACCTCAGAAAGCGTATCATCCATGCAGTCATCATCATCACAAAATGTCTGTTATATAATAAGATACATAAATAATTCATATTTATTAGTAACCCGTTATAGTTTAGTTCAAAATACTTACAAACTGGACGTTTTTGTAGTATGTGTCTTTAGGTAT
This genomic interval carries:
- the LOC110900476 gene encoding ATP-dependent DNA helicase pif1-like, whose product is MNNSKPEARQLTYVEFPTKYVWKLKDRCWQQRQNYVVIGRIYSASPSLGEAYYLRILLTKVKGPRSFEEIRTYDGVVYPTFRDACYARGLLDDDNEYIECIKESSFTGNGHYLRSLFATLLLSNTLSRPEVVWEKTWELLSEDILYNMRKDSGMSDFVVSEERLKNITLSKIEKFLLRNGSSLHRFSPMPYPDDDYLMSESNRLINEELSFDMDEVTAEFNNLHSCLNGDQRAVYNEIMDAVRIGKGGVFFVYGYGGTGKTFLWKTLGASIRCNGQIVINVASSGIASLLLSRGRTAHSRFHIPINLNEDSVCHIKPNTEIANLLYEAKLIIWDEAPMIHKHAFEALDRTMKDVLSVFDSQNSELPFGGKTIVFGGDFRQILPVVQNGSRKDIVNASLCSSHIWSSCKVLKLTINMRLSVGSSSSNVMEINEFGKCLLDIGEGNVGDSIDGDGNIEIPAHLLITDENDPIQGLIDFVYPSVLHRYKDRDYFSERAILAPKNEVVHEINDRLLDLFPGEEVEYLSSDSLCPTEEINDLLHQDLYNPDVLNSVKVSGLPNHRLVLTLGVPVMVLRNIDQQNGLCNGTRLQITRLGKRVIEAEILSGSNVGSRTYIPRISMIPSDKKIPFKFQRRQFPITVCFAMTINKSQGQSLSRVGIYLRDPVFSHGQLYVALSRVKTKDGVKVLIFDKDGRPTNKTANVVYKEIFGKL